A stretch of the Aegilops tauschii subsp. strangulata cultivar AL8/78 chromosome 4, Aet v6.0, whole genome shotgun sequence genome encodes the following:
- the LOC109739875 gene encoding cytochrome P450 716A1: protein MAYSILLGAVLALLVAAVVQLLYKNFYRLYYSAYKLPPGNLGVPAIGSTFSLLRACRSNTDDQWFRDRIKKYGPVSTMSLFGSPTVLLAGPAANHFIFGNDRLILTQTRALRALVGRSVLALTGSELKLVRSALQGYLKPEMVRRYVCKIDHEVRSHIELNWVGRDSVTVLPTVRRLSLAIICSVVLGQESATIKKGLCTDFVTLGKAILSFPVNIPFTRFNKGMAASAKIRKAITNIAHKREESLLQEANATSDNDFISYMLILRSQGAHSLTLEDIVDNAMGLIVGAHETTSALITFMIRYLSSEPDILDKVTREQDEIAQNKNPEDALTWDHVAKMKYMWKVAMETLRTIPPVFGSFRTTTKDIEYQGYHIPKGWKVFTAQSVTHMDSQFFHEPNKFNPSRFEKSAPPYCYMPFGGGPRMCPGNVFARVETMVAMHYLVRQFRWKITCEKETYKRDPKPTPVLGLPIKLKLRPLAKNVQANTMDTETG, encoded by the exons ATGGCTTACTCCATTCTCCTCGGGGCAGTACTTGCGTTGCTTGTAGCTGCAGTTGTCCAACTCCTTTACAAAAACTTCTACAGGCTCTACTACTCAGCCTATAAGCTGCCTCCTGGTAATCTCGGCGTGCCGGCTATCGGCAGTACTTTCTCTCTCCTCCGCGCCTGTCGCAGCAACACCGACGACCAATGGTTCAGAGACCGGATCAAGAAATACGGCCCGGTCTCTACCATGTCGTTGTTTGGATCGCCGACGGTGCTACTGGCCGGGCCGGCGGCGAACCACTTCATATTCGGCAACGACAGACTCATCTTGACGCAGACACGCGCGCTGAGAGCCCTCGTTGGGCGGTCGGTACTGGCACTCACGGGCAGCGAACTGAAGCTGGTCCGCAGCGCCCTGCAGGGTTACTTGAAGCCAGAAATGGTGAGGAGATACGTCTGCAAGATAGACCATGAGGTCAGGAGCCACATCGAGCTAAACTGGGTCGGTCGTGACTCTGTAACG GTCCTGCCAACGGTGAGGAGACTTTCGCTTGCTATCATATGTTCGGTTGTCTTGGGCCAAGAGTCAGCTACCATCAAAAAAGGACTGTGCACTGATTTTGTTACTCTTGGGAAGGCTATATTATCATTTCCGGTGAATATACCATTCACCCGGTTCAACAAAGGTATGGCTGCAAGTGCCAAGATACGAAAGGCTATCACAAATATTGCCCACAAGAGGGAAGAGTCACTGTTGCAGGAAGCAAATGCCACTTCCGATAATGACTTCATCAGCTACATGCTCATTCTTCGTTCTCAAGGTGCCCACTCCCTCACTTTGGAAGACATTGTGGACAACGCGATGGGCCTCATCGTTGGGGCACACGAGACGACTTCTGCTCTTATCACCTTCATGATCCGGTACCTCTCTAGTGAGCCAGATATCCTTGACAAAGTTACTAGAG AGCAAGATGAGATTGCACAGAATAAAAACCCAGAAGATGCTCTAACTTGGGATCATGTTGCAAAGATGAAATATATGTGGAAAGTGGCAATGGAGACACTAAGAACAATTCCTCCAGTTTTTGGGAGCTTCCGAACAACTACCAAAGATATTGAATACCAGGGTTACCATATCCCAAAAGGCTGGAAA GTCTTCACAGCGCAAAGTGTCACACATATGGATTCACAATTCTTTCATGAGCCTAACAAATTCAATCCTTCTCGGTTTGAGAAATCCGCACCTCCGTACTGCTACATGCCATTTGGAGGGGGTCCAAGAATGTGCCCTGGTAATGTGTTCGCAAGGGTAGAAACTATGGTGGCCATGCACTATCTAGTAAGGCAGTTCAGGTGGAAAATAACCTGTGAAAAGGAAACCTACAAGAGGGATCCAAAGCCGACGCCCGTTCTTGGACTTCCAATTAAACTCAAGTTGAGACCCCTTGCCAAAAATGTCCAAGCCAACACTATGGATACTGAAACAGGTTAA